The window GCTAGTGTTCTGGCTAGTGTATAACTCAAGGTCATATATCAAAATCATAACTCAGAGACAATATCAAGATCATAAAAAACACCATGGTATGTAACACACGTAattacagctctgtacaaaacaaaaataaaaaccttcccctttaACGATGACTGTTCTTAGGAACATTAATGTCCTTTTCCGTCATGGCAATAAGTCATAATTGGAAGTCgcctcacatgtgtgcacaccttGTGCATCCAAGTGATGTTATTCTCTCTGCCAGTTTCCCAGATGCCCAACTTGCAAATCCTTGGCAATCAGTTTTTGTCTTTTGCTTCCCAAGTATCCCTGAGCACTTTCCAAATGTGgaacacatatataccacatgttCTACACATCTCCTGTTACAGACCTCCCTGCAGCCCCTCTGAAAATTCCCCTTGCCTTCTGTAGTCAGTTTCATGACCCCAGATCTTCTGATCATCAGGGAACTCTGGAAGAGGGGCAGTAGAGTAAACCATGGACAAAAGCCATAGATCTGGGTTCAGCAATTCAGAGACGTGATTTGTTGGTGACCCTTAGTAACCACCATCATCCCATGCCAGGTATCTGGAATGTGAACTAGATACTCGTCAGCACTCCCTTCcttcaattttatgtttttttcttatcTGCACTAATCGGTTTATACTTTTCCTTCACCCTCTTTTCTTTTGATGCATTTTCTCTTAAGTTTATTAAGGGAAGTAAAACATACAATGATAATGTGTATAAATGTGAGAAAGAGAGTGAAGAGTGTGGGGGATGGAGAAAGGCAGGGAACAGGGGAGAGGATGTTTGCCTTGGAAGGGCATGAGGACCACTTTCCTTAGGTTCTTCTTAGGGCAGGCACCATCCTCAGGGAGCACACAGTGGAACTCAAAGAGGCCTGACTGAAGTGATGCAGTCAGAGTGTGTGTTGCATGATTTTGGAGATCTAACCATGTGGAAATGTGTCTCAATGTCTGCGTGAAGGATTTTTCCCCATGTGTATATTTGGTAGATATGTTCTTGAGGTTGGAATGTTTTTCCATGTTTGGCAGTATGTGTTGTGGAtgtcagagaaggaaggaaaataattaacaaataagCAGGTTGAAATACACATGCTCTGTTTCTTTGAAACAGTTTTAAGAGAATCAACTCAAACAGAATAAGGACAATTTGGGGGCAAAGACTTCAGAGTCGGTGATGAACCCTTGGATGTGACCCACTCAGTGAAAGAAGATAACCCTGCCATAGCTGTGGCCTCCCAAAGTAATAGACACAGAGTGGCCTTGGATACTATTGTACCAATGTATCCTGTATGTAtaacagttacacacacacacacacacacacacacacacacacacacacactcccacccccacccacactcaCAAAAATTGGGCATATTTTAGCTACCAACCTCCTGACCAGCTTTTGCTGTTCTAGTCTAGTTCCTGGTTCACAGTGAGAAGGTAATGACAGTTCAATAGCCATTGATACACACACAGCCAGGTATGGAGTTAAAAGGCATTTAATTATAGAAGAACATTGAGAATTCATTTGTCTCACTCCCTATCCCCCTTAAGACGAATCCTGAGTCATGGGATTCATTCACTCAGTGAGACTTTGGGTCCTGTTGAGAGGTTCAGGGACCTTCGAGAATGAGTGTGGGAGACATCATTTTaggtggtggaaggagggagggattaAGACCTATGGTCACAGCATGTGAAGCACAGAGCAAAGGTACTCATAAGCAGAATGGAAAGTGGCCTTGGCTTCCAGTGATCAGGTCTTCAAGGCATGGCTGTGGACGACATTACTTCTGTTTTGTCTTCTGCTGACATGGTTCTGGAGTGACGGTTGATGGGCATGGCTCAGGAACAACTGGGTGGCAGGGCTCAGGAGCCTTGGGCTGGCAGGGCTCAGGCACCTTAGGCTGGCAAGGCTCAGGCACCTTAGGCTGGCAGGGCTCAGGCACCTTAGGCTGGCAGGGCTCAGGCACCTTAGGCTGGCAGGGCTCAGGCACCTTAGGCTGGCAGGGCTCAGGCACCTTAGGCTGGCAGGGCTCTGGAACCTTGGGGTTGCAGGGCTCAGGAACCTTAGGGTTGCAGGGCTCCTTGGTTTTGGGGACACAAGGTTCCTGGGGTGGTGGTTGGCAAGGCTGTTTCACCTGATGCTGTTGCAGCTGAGGTGGGGCAGTGCAGGGCTGCTTCTGCTGATGGGAACTCATGTTTGAATAGCACTTGGTCCTGGAAACAGAAAAGCTGATTTAGTGATTCACCGCAAGAGAAGGTAACTTCAACATCAAGTAAATTTCATTTCAGGCATCTTTAGACGAAAGAGCCTCTCTCCACACTGACTTCTACATTTGAAAGTAAAACTTGATGTCATAATTTCTGGACCTTTCCAGGAGAATGAGCCAAAGGGTGGTTTACTCTGGTCCATCTCAGTGGGTCCTTCCTTACTTTCATTCTCCCTGGTCATACTATATATCTAATTGAAGATGTTCCAGGACAGGGGTGAAAAGAGTGAAGTAGAACACCACATGCATATGACAATTTCATGCTAAATCCTATGCCTTTGTGCTAACCAAAAgcatgaataataaaagaaaaagcaataaaatgtctCGAAAAAGCTGGCTTCTGAGAAGATTGTGAATCCACACACACCAGGACATCTGGAGTGGTGCTGCCCAAAGGCAGCAACATACCAACAACCTCTTTGTGAACTTAAAGCACACTATGACTTGCAGAACTGCTGTACCTGTATAATTTTGCCTTTTGTAGTCTATGCTCTCACAGTTTCCTATAtttctccatttccatctctGCTCACCAAATACTCTTGCATCATAGTTCATGGTGCATGCCACCACTCAGGGGCTGTCTTTGAGCCACGCATCCTCCTTACATCCCCTTTCCACAATTACTTCTTGTGTTAGCACTGTCTCTGCATGGCATCTCAATTTCACATGTGTTACCTTCTCTGCCAGACTTCTAGTTTGGTAAGCTCTATATTGGCCTGAAAAAATAATGCTTGGCAGATCCATGTAATGAATTAAATTTCTATATTGAGGTTCCTACCGGAAAGAGCTGTAGTAACTCTGCAAGCTCTCTGGCCCTAAGCCTTAGCCTGTGTCCTACTGTGAACACTGCTGAACATCCAAGTGGATCCTTCCCCAACCCTGAGCTCTGATTCCACGGCTGTCTACCAGCGTGGCTGACTGAAACATTCCCCTTCAGATCCAAACTGTGCTATAGTTTAAACAAGCAATTCTAGTCTTCTCTAACTCTAGGTAGCACCCCACATCAACTCTGTCACAGACATTGGCTCCGTCCAGTTTCCCATAGTGAAAAATAGGGAAGCATTTCAAATCTGTTCTAAGCAGAGACTTACCTAATATGCAGAGAAGAGCAGGCTCTCTGTTAGCGTGATCCTGTGTGAAGGCAATGGCCAGCTGGGCTTTTATAAGAAGGGACATCTCCAGGAAACAGACTTGGCCCAgctgctttgttttcatttcttaccAGTTGCCCATGACTCACCCTCCTCCCCTACCTAGTTCATCCCCTCTGACTCAGCTTTTGTGATGGAAACCCGCCCAGCAGATGTAATGACACTGACGGTCTGACGATGATGTCACCTAGGTTCCCTGTCACCCTCCTCCTCAGGCCCAGGTGTCATGCTTGTGTTGGGAGAGGGTTAATGAGCTGGCCTGGAGGAGGTCTGAAGTGGTCCTGACACCTggtgtcgttttttttttttttttaggatggcCGATCGATCCTTGTGTTCTGTGTGGCAGAATACTGTGTGCATGTCAGCTAGTAAATACAGGAGGAAAGCAGGAGCAAGGTGGGTGTTTGCTGTCTCGTAGTGAAGGGTGGGTGTTGGAAATACAGAAGTAATCGATTATAGGCTGTGGATGGTTTAGAACTTTATGTATATTTCTTCCATCTTCTCCCACCTCCATGGAACTGTACACATTAAAAATTACTTGCTTAtcaccccccagccccacccctttcTTGCTGGTCCCTAACCTGGGAAAACCTGCTTTGCTTCCTCACCACACCTTCCCCCCTCTCCCCATAGACTGTTTCTGAAATTTTCAACTGCTAAACCAGATCAGTTTTCCAGGGTAACctttcttcccactcctcccagtcAGCTGTCTGTGGCTGCTTCCTCTTTCCTAGCCCAGTTCTTCCCCATACCTGAACTCCTGGAAGCCTTTTGTAATCACCTTTGTCTTAGGGCCAACAATGGAGGTTTGAATGGCTCTGTGAGGAGCCAGAAAGAGGTCTGCCTTGTGGGGAGCCCTCAGCTGTTACCAAGATGAAACTATGAAGTAAGAATAAGGTTGCTAGATATTTGCAAGGCTCTGGGGATAAACCATAGATATTTCTAGATCTGCCAAAGGTAGAGGACCATGAATTAGAATAGGGAGAAATAAGATAGTCAAAAGTCTCAGAGACTCTCTTATGTCAGCAATCCCAGTGGTTAAAAGTGATGTAGTGTCTCCCTCAGAGGGGTTTCACATTTACCACGGAAAGTGGCTTCACCTGCAGAGAGCTCCTGGGACAGAAATGCCTGACGGAAAAGACACTCTGTTAGTACTTGTTAATGAAGAAAAAGCACATACCACCAAGAGAACAATATTAGTTTGAACAGGCATGGAACTGGTCCTCAAGAGCCCTCAGAGGTACTGGTTCACAGAAGGTAGGAAAATACCATAGTTCATGAAGCCTCCAGCCAGTCAGAgtctgagagagaaaggaaagggacatTATGCTAAAATGGCAGTtccaggtttatttatttaatctgtatgagtgtgttgcctgcatgtatgtatgtgcatgaaatGTAGACAGGGAACATGGAAGTGAGGAAAAGGTGGCAGAGTCCATGGAACTTGacttagggatggttgtgagtggtcatgtggttgctgggaactgaatccgggtcttctggaagaacagccagtgttcctaatcattgagtcatctctccagcccctaaaaagaCTATTTTCAATTCAGTAGATTTTACTCTGCAGGAGGTTTTAAGATAGCACAGTGGCATGGGTGAGACACATCTAAACACATGCCATGGAGTGTGTTTCCTTCACGTTGGTCATTTTTTGGGCATCTCCCAGTCAAGAGACCTGTGTGTTCTGAGGGCATATGAAGAAGCATTCCCTCAGCCCTGGCACCAGCAGTTTTTTACGATCAACATAACATGAGACTGATGTCATTGATTTAGAACCACATTCCAAACACTATCTGTTAAAGGGCGTGGCCTTTGGAACATCTAAATTATCTTAAAACTCGTGTGTAGACGTTGCCTCTTCTTcatcccacacacaaacacacacctacaTGTTTTTGGAGCACTTGCTAGCTGCACAGCTAGATCACCTCTTGTGAACTTGAGTCAAGATTATCCTTCTACTCTGTCCCAATAGCCACTGGCTCTCATTCTTGGAAACATGCTGCCTGGTGTATCTTATCTGCTCAGTAGTTGGCAATTGTAGAATTGAAGCATGgatggatgaaggaaggaaagaaataaaggatggaaggaaggaaggaaggaaggaaggaaggaaggaaggacttttTTTCTAAAGAGAGTTTAAAGACttccttaaattcttttttttcagttttctttatcttattttatgtgtatgactgttttgccagGATGCAGCTATAtgctccatgtgtgtgcctaatgctcacagaagtcagaagagtacgttagatcccttggaatttgagtgaggttgtgagccaccatgtaggtgctgggaaccaaacctgggtcctctgcaaaagtagtgaGTGGGTGCCCTTCACCCTTGAGCCACTGCTCCAGCTCCGAGTCTTCTTTAACAGTGACTAGGAGGTCCCTTACAAAAGAGCATCCCCTTTGTGATGGCTCTTTCAGGAGATCTGAGGTTATGGGGACTCAGAAAAGCACATGTGATGTTTCTgctgccttctccttccctctactCCATTGTTACCTAGTGTAATTACCCACCTTTCTGTGGGCTGGTGGCCGCGCCACCACCGCACCTGAAGCCCAAGCCTCTTGCTTCACTTCAGTCTGCTCTAGTTTGGCTTGGATCTGTTTCTCTCCAAGTTCCGTCTTCTAGTGCCCCAATTGCAGGGACTCCGAAAAGAAATTGAGGCAGAATTCCTAGCTCCAGAGGGACCTACTTCCATCTTCTCTATCCCCTGATGCCACATAGGTGGAACGTTTCTCTGACCTCCGTGGATACAAAGACGCCTTTCTCACTGGGTGCCTTTCTCACATACGGGGTACCTGTCCTTAGGCAGACTCTTCTGCCCCCTCATCCTGTGCTGCGTTCACCCCAAGGCAGGTTCTAGTTTCTGGCATTAGAGCTTGCTCTCGACACTCGCACTGACCATTCTGTTTCTATGTCTGAACTCTATTTAGTTGCTGAGGAAGTTTTATCCCTCTCAGTGTTCTTAGTTTCTCCCCCACCAGGACCAACTTGAGTACAACCTCATAAACTGCTGCACAAAGAGATAGGAAACTGGCCAGCTGTGAAAGACGACAACACCACTCAAGATTTCCAGTCTTGCCCAGGATCTCCCACTGGCCCCAGAGGGCTGCTGTTCTCTCCAGGATGGGAGCTGATCCCTTTCATCCCAGCTGCTTGATTGGCCTCTGAACAGTGTGGGAACTCTGCCTCCAGGCCACCCCTCATTCATGAAGCAATGCAGATTGACTACATGGTGGTCAGGCCTTCCTCCAGGTTCCAGGTCCAGTTACTCCCTCCACTTCACCTCCACTGGGGGGCGGTGGGGGTCCCTGATTGTCTGAAGAAGATCATGTGCAATTGCTATTCCCATTGGGAATCTGCTCACTTAATGTGCATTCACACTGAGAATCAAAGAGTCTTAAAGAGTATACCTTTGCCTGTTTCCTGATTGccaggaagaacaaagaaaaccagaGTGCTGACTGCTCAGTTCAGGCTGTCAAGATTTTTCTAAAAAGAGTTTCTATGACTCTTGAGTCTTCCTTTGAAATAaagcaacagaagaaagaaacaccAGATCCTTCAAGTGTTGGATTCTCCTGGCACTTGACCTAGACAGGCAGGAGAAGATAGGGCTGTGATTCtggggcaggagaggagggagcaaGCATATGAACTCAACACCAGGGAAGTTTCTACACAAACCATAACTTTTGGCAGGAGAAGAGCCAGGTGTGAGAGGGACATACTTCAGAATCCACAGCCACAGCTTGTTTCTTAGCCAGCTTGGCCAGAACCTAGGATTCCtgatttttctctcccctctactgTTTCCTTTGGGACAGACCAATCTcaaattctccctttctctttccatccCTGAAGAGCTGAATAAAAATCTCAACCTCGTTTTTTCTTGCTTGAAGGTGGtggaagagaaaggcagactTAGTTAACCTCTGGTCCAGTGTTTTCTGCCTTTATCAGTTGGGTTACCCTGGACAAGTTATCTCAACTTTTTAGTCTTTAATGTCCtcatatttaaatgaaatttactCTACTCATGGAATTGTTACAAAGATGAAGTGAAACGACACTTGAAATACTTTGAACATCTCCTTCTGTTGACAAAGCGCCTTCTGACATTCTGGACCTATGTGACTGTGTTAGCTCCCTTACTTATTTTTACCCAACTTTCAGGTTTACCTTTTTTTCAACTTTATCTCAAGTTATTAGGTACTGACAATGGCTATATATAATCTTTGTTTTATAAGAAGAGGCTAAACTCAGTGTTAATCATCCCCTGACCTGAGCATGCCCTGGTTAAAGAAACAGACTGGGAAATCATCAACATAAAGATGAGCTGTGCTGTGTTACAGTCCATTGACAGCTATGTGCAGTGCTATGGAAAGTCACTCTCAGAAGATGCTATGACCAGGTCGTGACCTGGTCACACATCTCCACTGATCAGAGATGGGTTCCCCATGTGTATGGATGATCAAAAGATACAGTGAACTACACAGAACATTGGAAGCTGAGATGGTTCAGACAGATGTACTCTCCCCCGGGGCCTTCATTACCCCGTGGGCTGAACAGAAGGCTAAACAATTTCTATAGATTGTACCTGTCATTCAGTAGCCATCTTAGGCCCGATCCCCACAACAGCAGTGTAAGAAACAGACATGGAAGCTGAAGCACAGAGTCTCTTGAGAAGTTGCGAGCAATCAGGTGACAGACAAGATGCAAACCCAACACTGTGAGGCCGAGGCCCCTGAGATTTGGTTTACCTTACCTGTGTCTTAGGAATGATAATATTTGCCTTCACAACTGTTATTACATGAGATTACATATGCAAAGCAACTCTCTGGTGACTAGCACACAGCAATGGACGGTAGATAGCGAGTGCATTTTTCTTTAGGGTTTGAACCACAGCTATTATTAGAAACTCATTTCTAGTGACTCAgaaaattctttcattttcttcattttcaaagcAGTCACTCATCCATTGAACACATAGTTGCCGAATGACAGTCAAACGGCAAGCGTGAGATCCCAGCTTTGGGAAATCTGGTGGAGAAAGAGGCAACATTTTCTGTGCACTTCTGGGATCTAAATCACATAACAGAAAGGGAATTTCCCAAAGTGGCCTAAGAGTAACAATCTCTTAGAAAGTTACTaagaatgaaattttatttttacattaatgtTTTCTAACTTGGAATTAATATTAGTCCTAGTGAGAGAATATTAggaattaatattaattttaatgagAGGAATAGCTAAGAGAAAGGCCCATGTACTTGCATTTCTAAGATTAGCCTTGGATGATTTTTAGGGTCAGACAATTTAGGCAACCCCAGAGTGTAAGTGCAGTGCATTTTGCTTCTTGATTATAATTGACATCATCTGGTGTCTTTAAACTTTACATATCTGAGCTTTATTGTCATTTTCTCTAGTCGTGAAAAATCACTACTGTAAAAGAAGTATCAGCTTTTAGTATTTGAATCCAGTAGGAGAATCTCGGTCCTGTGAAGTAATCCAAGTGGAAAGAGGTTCAGGTGGGTTCTAGGGTACCTGGGAAGATGTGGATGTTGATGAGTCTAGGTGCTTTTGAGTATGGGTATTTGACCTAAGGACACTGGGAGCCTTGTGACACAATTAAGTTCCATCTAAAGAAGGCTAAGTACTTCCACACACCCATGTTCCTCACTCTCCCTCCAGGGAATCATCAAAGGGCAGGCTCAGGCTGGTTTAGCAGGTCTGGGCCTACCTGGATCCAGTAGCCTAGGGCCAGGAGATGATCCCATGTCACCTTTCAAGACACTATCATGTCTATGGTATAGCGACTCTCTGTTGTACTAAATGACCATTTGCCATTTGGCAGTCTCCAAGGATCTTCTGGCTAGGCCAAATTAAAACCTCTGAGGACCAAAGTAATAACAAAATACAGTTTTCtgctatttgaaaagaaaaacatgtcccTCTATCTCTTAGATTCAATGATAGGCACCTGAAAATTTAACTGACAAAAGACAAATCAACAGGAGAAAGACACACATTTTTTACTGATGTCAATATTTATACATTCACTAGAGCTCCATAAAAAGAAAGTGAGTACTCAAGGAACTGATTAGATTCAAGATATAATCCCAAAGTTCATATGTAACTATGAAAAGCCACAAACAACCAAAGTgttcttgagagagagaaaaaaactagATAGATAAACACTACCTGACTTCAAAGTGTACTACAAAGTTATAGTCACCAAAACAGTGTGCTGCTGATATCCATAGGCCAATGAGAGCTCAGAAATAAGTACACACATTTATAGCTAAGTGGTTTTGACAAAAGTGTGGAGATTGTACACTGGTGGAAGAACACCAGGGAAATGATAGGCTTTTCAATGAACAGTGTTGGGAAAACAGGATAACCACATATAGAAGAACAAAATCATCTCAAAACCAATGAAAGAATTAAACATAGGGCCCAAACTCATTAAGACACCAGAAGAAAGTACAGAGGAAAGCTTGTGACATTGGTCCTGGCAatcatttaatatttcttttactatTATCTCAAAAACATAGGTCACAATAACAGATAAATGGAATTAtacaaaaactcaaaaaatatCTGCCAAGCAAAGGAAGTTGGGACCATCTAGAGAATATAAGGAAATATTTCCTAACTAGTAATCAATATTAACTTACATTAAAATTTGTAAGGAATTCAACTATACAGCAAGAAAACACCGCAATGAGAAACAGTTGAGAGAACTGAATAGACACTTCTCAAAAGAGTGCATCTAAGCGGACAACAGACAGATGAAAAGTACACCAGTACTCAAGAAAGTGCAAGTCAAGTCCACAATGAAGTAGCACCATGTACCTGTTGGAATGGTTATTATCTGAAAAGCAAATGGAAGCGCTGATTAGGAGGTAGAGATAAGAGAACTTTAACATACTCTTGGTGAGAAAGTCAGCAAAACCTCCATGGGAAGCAGTGTATGGTTCAGTTATCATGCTATGGGACATCTTCACAAAAATCAAATCCAATCAGTGTGCAGAAGATATCCTTATACTCCTGTCCATAGTTTAGTTCTCTTCACAATTGTTAGATGGTGCTGAGTAACCCAACTGTTCACCAGTTAGCTTAAAGGATGGATAGAGAAAATACGTGGACACAATATAACACTACTCagttaatgaataaataagagtTAGATTCCATGATCTGTGACAATTATGGAAAACATTGTGTGGGTGAACCAGGCATAGAAAAGCACCACATTGCCTCATGTGGAACCTGACAGGGCTGAGTTCAGGAACAGGGAATATAACCACGATCACCTTGGAGATCTGTATGGTTactggggagggagggctgggagacaCTGAGGAATGTGGTTAAACAGGagagtatttttaaattgtgcaaATAATAGGTCAATATGAAGGGATGGGAGGTGGATAATTGGTTGGGGTTAGGGACAAGGAGACATGCGATGGGGGAGGAAAATGAGCAGTGATTGTGTGGGGTCATGTTTATATGATGAAATATTCTAAAACATTGGGGTGATGGCTGCACAGCTCTGGATACacttatatatacattatactcTAAATGGGTAAATTATATGAGTCATATTCAATATAGCTGTTTTAAATAGAAGCAGAGCCAAAATGGAAGCAAAATCTTTTGATAGCTGGTTGAATCTAAAGGGCTAACATGGTGGAAAGGGGAGGGCAGCATATGTGATCTTGCCTCTCCGTACCTAACAATAAGGGTGGCCGTCAGGGCCCTTGCCAGAAGAGGATTTTGTGCTGCCTCACAAAGGACATTTTATGAACTGCTTTTAAATCAATAAGGGGAAGGCAGAGAACTCTTTCTGTGTCTATTGACTCTTCTGGAGCAGCCGACCTCACCTTCACAGCCTTCCCCACTCTCCTTGCCTATGTAATTTAGAGGTTTCTCTTTAAGCCTCCTAAAGCTCAGTCCAAAATTCCTCATGAAATCTGAGCTTCATCCACACTCACATCTACTTATCATTTCTGTGCTTCGCTTTTGCCTCGAACACTGTTCGCTATTTATTAGGAAATTACCAGCTACACCTCAGTGGGGTGGAGAGGGTTGAGGAAAGGACAGGATCCACAAAAGTGCAAAAGCCCCAAAGAATTCAAGGGTCCGCCTCAGTTTCAGAAGCATACAACCCAACCTCTCATTCTACAGTTTTATGCACTGAAGTTGAGGATGCTGCTCAGAGTCACAGATGTGGTTCagagcagagccagagccagagtcAGAATCCAAGATCTCCTGCGGCACAGTCTAGAGCTCCCTCCAGTCTCAGAGACAGACAGCCAAAGGGTTTCTGTCCAAAAGAGGAGGTGGCAGGGGATCTGAGAATGTCAGGTTTATGGCAGATGGGTAAGGGAGGGCTTTGTTTTGGTTCTGGGGTGGAGTAGATTTTCTGGGCATGTGGAATGGCAAGGAGGGACAATAGAAGAGTACCATGGCCTGCACTGTCACGGCATCACTCAGAGGAACAGAAATGCTAGTTTTACTGCTGTGTGGATGGGGTTTGCAGGTGTGATGGATGTGGGAACCGGTGAACTCTGCACAGGAATAATGAGAGAAAGGTTTAAATGGCTTACAGACGCTTCCTTGATAACTCTGAATTGTATGTAATTTTTGAAAACTCCAATAGTATA is drawn from Onychomys torridus chromosome 6, mOncTor1.1, whole genome shotgun sequence and contains these coding sequences:
- the LOC118586342 gene encoding cornifin alpha; this encodes MSSHQQKQPCTAPPQLQQHQVKQPCQPPPQEPCVPKTKEPCNPKVPEPCNPKVPEPCQPKVPEPCQPKVPEPCQPKVPEPCQPKVPEPCQPKVPEPCQPKVPEPCQPKAPEPCHPVVPEPCPSTVTPEPCQQKTKQK